The following proteins are encoded in a genomic region of Streptomyces lunaelactis:
- a CDS encoding rhodanese-like domain-containing protein: MTTTQLTTNPVLRVPPASPAAAAAHFGASLAFHADVSDVASALAAGGDPGFVVLDSRSTESWDQGHVPGAIHLPTALIPEQAEELLDKSVPVLTYCWGPGCNGATRAALALAELGYQVKEMLGGFEYWAREGFEFETWEGSATRAADPLTAPLDAEDCGC; encoded by the coding sequence ATGACTACGACGCAGCTCACCACGAACCCTGTCCTCCGCGTTCCGCCGGCCTCGCCCGCAGCTGCCGCCGCCCACTTCGGCGCCTCCCTGGCCTTTCATGCCGATGTCTCCGATGTCGCATCGGCACTGGCGGCCGGCGGCGACCCGGGATTCGTCGTCCTCGACTCGCGTTCCACCGAGTCCTGGGACCAGGGGCATGTCCCCGGGGCGATCCACCTGCCGACCGCGCTGATCCCCGAGCAGGCGGAGGAACTGCTGGACAAGTCGGTTCCGGTCCTCACCTACTGCTGGGGCCCAGGCTGCAACGGAGCGACGCGCGCCGCCCTCGCCCTCGCCGAACTCGGCTACCAGGTCAAGGAGATGCTCGGCGGCTTCGAGTACTGGGCACGTGAGGGCTTCGAGTTCGAGACCTGGGAGGGCAGTGCCACGCGCGCCGCGGACCCGCTGACCGCGCCGCTCGACGCGGAGGACTGCGGCTGCTGA
- a CDS encoding Lrp/AsnC family transcriptional regulator, with translation MSGYSPDATDWRILDALQSQGRATFAELARAVSMSSSAVTERIRRLEEAGVISGYTAVVEQERLGLQILAFVRLRYPNGNYKPFHDLLATTPEILEAHHVTGDDCFVLKVATRSMSHLEEVSGKIGALGSVTTSVVYSSPLPRRAISR, from the coding sequence ATGAGCGGATATTCACCGGACGCCACGGACTGGCGCATCCTCGACGCCCTGCAGAGCCAGGGCAGGGCCACCTTCGCCGAGCTGGCCAGGGCCGTCTCGATGTCCTCGAGCGCCGTGACGGAGCGGATCCGCCGGCTGGAGGAGGCCGGGGTGATCTCCGGGTACACCGCGGTGGTGGAGCAGGAGCGGCTCGGGCTGCAGATCCTCGCCTTCGTACGGCTGCGCTATCCGAACGGCAACTACAAGCCGTTTCACGATCTGCTGGCGACGACGCCCGAGATCCTCGAGGCACACCATGTGACAGGTGACGACTGCTTCGTGCTCAAGGTCGCCACCCGCTCGATGAGCCACCTGGAGGAGGTCTCGGGCAAGATCGGCGCGCTCGGCTCGGTCACCACGAGCGTCGTCTACTCGTCGCCGCTGCCACGCCGCGCGATCAGCCGCTGA
- a CDS encoding AAA family ATPase, translating to MRLHKLTVTAFGPFGSSQHIDFDALSSAGIFLLHGPTGAGKTSVLDAVCFALYGAVPGARQSPGASLRSDHAPADIATEVCLELTVAGRRMEITRRPAQPRPKSRGTGFTTERAQSWLREYDSGSGAWQALSRSHQEIGEEITQLVGMSRDQFCQVVLLPQGEFSRFLRADAEARGKLLGRLFDTRRFAAVEDRLAERRRGAEQQVRAGDERLLATAHRMEQAAGTAAGEWPLPRQQPGDPGLATAVLEWAAVARAGAREELDIAGCALAAAESRQAAARRDLDAERELTRLQQRFEDARQRAELLELRRPEREAAQTRLERARKAERVEPALRLREDAEREHGGASAERDRARAVLPPDLADAGAEQLAAREHKLREDLGGLEAARRAERRSAEISRERTDLDRQARADDEILQDAAGWLSGWESLRRTHQERIVAAQEAATRAEQLAGRLDPARGRLRAARERDALAGRTEQAEDRLRTARERANGVRESWLDLKERRLRGIAAELAAGLVAGRPCAVCGSAEHPAPARAEDGHVDPAAEEAAYQEYVRAGESKADAERELAVVREAFTRAREAARPTPAGSGARSQDARAGGGPGHADAELDAAAGGGQRPADGDDPDAGELLSLVQRLEREHADAHTVASGMHAAREALDRVEREYEERRAAQQQAERRAAARTSQREALDREQTALESELARARGEVGSVAEHAALLERRVRMLAEAAEAVRSLDSTAQWLKEADDRLADAAFRAGFETPGAAAAALLSDAAQRHLQHRIDAWHAEAAAVADRLAEADTRSAAEHPAADPEAARAAHDTAERALRDAASGLAAARDRCAELARLSRQGVAEVLRIGPLRAEYEQVARLAGLTAGTSADNERKMRLESYVLAARLEQVAAAATVRLQRMSSGRYTLVHSDARAGGKRSGLGLHVVDAWTGSERDTSTLSGGETFFASLALALGLADVVTDESGGVQLDTLFIDEGFGSLDEQTLDEVLDVLDSLRERDRSVGIVSHVADLRRRIPAQLEVVKGRHGSAVRLRATPLSG from the coding sequence GTGAGACTCCACAAGCTGACCGTCACCGCGTTCGGTCCCTTCGGCTCCAGCCAGCACATCGACTTCGACGCGCTGTCCAGTGCGGGGATCTTCCTCCTCCACGGCCCGACCGGCGCGGGCAAGACCTCCGTCCTCGACGCGGTCTGCTTCGCGCTGTACGGAGCGGTGCCGGGCGCGCGCCAGAGCCCCGGGGCCTCGCTGCGCAGCGACCACGCCCCCGCGGACATCGCGACCGAGGTGTGCCTCGAACTGACCGTCGCAGGACGGCGGATGGAGATCACACGCCGGCCCGCGCAGCCGCGCCCGAAGAGCCGAGGCACCGGTTTCACGACCGAACGGGCCCAGAGCTGGCTGCGCGAGTACGACTCCGGCAGCGGCGCGTGGCAGGCCCTGAGCCGCTCGCACCAGGAGATCGGCGAGGAGATCACCCAGCTCGTCGGGATGAGCCGCGACCAGTTCTGCCAGGTGGTGCTGCTGCCGCAAGGGGAGTTCTCCCGCTTCCTGCGCGCCGACGCGGAAGCGCGCGGCAAGCTGCTGGGCCGGCTCTTCGACACCCGCCGCTTCGCGGCTGTCGAGGATCGCCTCGCCGAACGGCGGCGGGGCGCGGAGCAGCAGGTACGAGCCGGTGACGAGCGGCTGCTCGCGACCGCCCACCGGATGGAACAGGCCGCGGGCACGGCGGCGGGGGAGTGGCCACTGCCGCGGCAGCAGCCCGGCGATCCCGGGCTCGCCACGGCCGTACTGGAATGGGCGGCCGTCGCCCGCGCGGGCGCGCGGGAAGAGCTGGACATCGCCGGATGCGCGCTGGCAGCGGCCGAGAGCCGGCAGGCCGCCGCCCGCCGTGACCTCGACGCCGAACGTGAACTGACCCGGCTGCAGCAGCGGTTCGAGGATGCGCGGCAACGAGCGGAGTTGCTGGAGTTGCGGCGTCCTGAACGGGAAGCGGCGCAGACCAGGCTGGAGCGGGCGCGCAAGGCGGAGCGGGTGGAGCCCGCGCTCCGGCTGCGCGAGGACGCCGAACGGGAGCACGGCGGCGCGAGCGCGGAGCGGGACCGGGCGCGAGCCGTCCTTCCTCCCGATCTCGCCGACGCCGGGGCGGAACAGCTCGCGGCGCGTGAGCACAAGCTGCGCGAGGACCTGGGCGGTCTCGAAGCGGCCCGTCGGGCGGAGCGCCGCAGCGCGGAGATCAGCCGCGAGCGTACGGACCTCGACCGCCAGGCGAGGGCCGACGACGAGATCCTCCAGGACGCTGCGGGCTGGCTGTCCGGCTGGGAGAGCCTCCGCCGGACCCACCAGGAACGGATCGTGGCCGCCCAGGAGGCGGCGACCCGCGCCGAACAGCTGGCGGGCCGGCTGGATCCGGCCCGCGGCAGGCTGCGGGCGGCCCGCGAGCGGGACGCTCTCGCGGGGCGCACCGAGCAGGCGGAGGACCGGCTGCGTACGGCCCGGGAGCGGGCGAACGGCGTGCGCGAGAGCTGGCTCGACCTCAAGGAACGCCGACTGAGGGGCATCGCGGCGGAGTTGGCGGCGGGCCTGGTGGCCGGCCGGCCGTGCGCGGTCTGCGGCTCGGCCGAGCACCCGGCACCGGCGCGTGCCGAGGACGGCCACGTGGACCCTGCGGCCGAGGAGGCGGCGTACCAGGAGTACGTGCGGGCGGGCGAGTCGAAGGCGGACGCGGAGCGCGAACTGGCGGTGGTACGGGAGGCGTTCACAAGGGCGCGGGAGGCGGCGCGTCCCACACCGGCAGGGAGCGGGGCGCGGAGTCAGGACGCGAGGGCCGGCGGCGGGCCAGGGCATGCTGACGCGGAGCTCGATGCGGCGGCCGGCGGTGGGCAGCGGCCCGCCGATGGCGACGACCCCGATGCCGGCGAACTGCTCTCCCTCGTCCAGCGATTGGAGCGCGAGCACGCCGACGCCCACACCGTCGCCTCCGGTATGCACGCCGCCCGCGAGGCGCTCGACCGGGTCGAGCGGGAGTACGAGGAGCGACGCGCCGCGCAGCAACAGGCCGAGCGGCGTGCTGCCGCGCGGACCTCGCAGCGGGAAGCTCTCGACCGTGAACAGACCGCGCTGGAAAGCGAACTGGCCCGGGCCAGGGGCGAGGTGGGCAGTGTCGCCGAGCACGCCGCGCTGCTGGAGCGGCGGGTGCGGATGCTCGCCGAGGCGGCCGAGGCCGTACGGTCCCTCGACAGCACCGCGCAGTGGCTGAAAGAGGCCGACGACCGGCTGGCCGACGCGGCGTTCCGGGCCGGGTTCGAAACGCCCGGGGCCGCGGCCGCCGCGCTGCTCTCCGACGCCGCGCAGCGCCACCTGCAGCACCGCATCGACGCCTGGCACGCCGAGGCCGCCGCGGTCGCCGACCGGCTGGCCGAAGCCGACACCCGCAGCGCGGCCGAGCACCCGGCCGCCGACCCGGAGGCGGCCCGGGCTGCCCATGACACCGCCGAGAGAGCCCTGCGCGATGCCGCGTCCGGGCTCGCCGCCGCCCGCGACCGGTGCGCCGAGCTCGCCCGGCTGTCACGCCAGGGCGTCGCCGAGGTGCTCCGGATCGGACCGCTGCGCGCGGAGTACGAACAGGTGGCCCGGCTCGCCGGACTCACGGCCGGCACCTCCGCCGACAACGAACGCAAGATGCGCCTCGAGTCGTACGTCCTGGCCGCCCGGCTCGAACAGGTCGCGGCCGCCGCCACCGTACGGCTGCAGCGCATGTCGTCCGGCCGCTACACCCTGGTGCACTCCGACGCCAGAGCCGGCGGCAAGCGTTCCGGGCTCGGACTGCATGTGGTGGACGCCTGGACCGGCAGCGAGCGGGACACCTCGACCCTCTCCGGCGGCGAGACCTTCTTCGCCTCGCTCGCTCTCGCGCTCGGCCTCGCCGATGTGGTGACCGACGAGAGCGGTGGAGTACAGCTGGACACGCTCTTCATCGACGAGGGCTTCGGCAGCCTGGACGAGCAGACGCTCGACGAGGTGCTCGACGTACTCGACTCGCTGCGCGAACGGGACCGCAGTGTCGGCATCGTCAGCCATGTCGCCGATCTGCGCCGGCGGATCCCCGCCCAGCTGGAGGTCGTCAAGGGCCGGCACGGCTCGGCGGTGCGGCTCCGCGCGACGCCGCTCAGCGGCTGA
- a CDS encoding exonuclease SbcCD subunit D: MRFLHTSDWHLGRSFHRVSLLDAQAAFLDHLVATVRDRDVDAVLVAGDVYDRAVPPLAAVELFDEALHRLADTGVPTVMISGNHDSARRLGVGAGLIERAGIHLRTDPAGCATPVLLSDAHGEVACYGLPYLEPALVRDEFKTDKARHEAVIGAAMQRVRADLATRAEGTRSVVLAHAFVAGGEESDSERDITVGGVCAVPAGVFHGVDYVALGHLHGCQTITDRVRYSGSPLAYSFSESLHRKTMWLVDLGAKGEVTAERVGCPVPRPLARLRGTLDDLLDDPELERHEQSFVEATLTDPVRPAEPMARLAERFPYTLGLVFEPDRSDEDTAASYAQRLKGRSDQQIAEDFVAHVRGGSGPDDRERTVLHGAFDDVRVAESAREVSR; this comes from the coding sequence ATGAGATTCCTGCACACGTCGGACTGGCACCTGGGGCGGTCGTTCCACCGGGTGAGCCTGCTCGACGCCCAGGCCGCGTTCCTCGACCACCTGGTGGCGACGGTGCGCGATCGCGACGTGGACGCGGTGCTGGTCGCGGGAGACGTCTACGACAGGGCCGTGCCGCCCCTCGCGGCCGTGGAGCTCTTCGACGAGGCGCTGCACCGGCTCGCCGACACGGGGGTGCCGACCGTGATGATCTCCGGGAACCATGACTCGGCGCGCCGGCTCGGCGTCGGCGCGGGGCTGATCGAGCGCGCCGGAATCCATCTGCGCACCGATCCCGCGGGGTGCGCCACCCCGGTGCTGCTGAGCGACGCCCACGGCGAGGTGGCCTGCTACGGGCTGCCGTATCTCGAACCCGCCCTGGTGAGGGACGAGTTCAAGACGGACAAGGCGCGGCACGAGGCCGTCATCGGTGCGGCGATGCAGCGCGTGCGGGCCGATCTCGCCACGCGCGCCGAGGGCACCCGGTCCGTCGTCCTCGCCCACGCCTTCGTCGCGGGCGGCGAGGAGAGCGACAGTGAACGGGACATCACCGTAGGGGGCGTCTGTGCCGTGCCCGCCGGGGTGTTCCACGGCGTCGACTATGTCGCGCTCGGACATCTGCACGGCTGCCAGACCATCACGGACCGGGTGCGCTACTCCGGATCGCCCCTCGCCTACTCCTTCTCCGAGAGCCTGCACCGCAAGACGATGTGGCTCGTCGACCTCGGCGCGAAGGGCGAGGTCACCGCCGAGCGCGTCGGCTGCCCCGTGCCGCGTCCCCTCGCCCGGCTGCGCGGCACGCTCGACGACCTGCTCGACGACCCGGAGCTGGAGCGGCACGAGCAGTCGTTCGTCGAGGCGACGCTCACCGACCCGGTCCGCCCGGCCGAGCCGATGGCGCGCCTCGCCGAGCGCTTCCCGTACACCCTCGGTCTCGTCTTCGAGCCCGACCGCTCCGACGAGGACACGGCCGCCTCGTACGCGCAGCGGCTGAAGGGGCGCAGCGACCAGCAGATCGCGGAGGACTTCGTGGCCCATGTGCGCGGCGGCAGTGGGCCCGACGACCGCGAACGCACCGTGCTGCACGGCGCCTTCGACGATGTGCGGGTGGCCGAGAGCGCGCGCGAGGTGAGCCGGTGA
- a CDS encoding YigZ family protein — translation MQEQYRTVAREGVHETEINRSRFICALAPAATEQEAQAFVARIRKEHPTATHNCFAYVIGADAAVQKASDDGEPGGTAGVPMLQMLMRREVRYAAAVVTRYYGGVKLGAGGLIRAYGGVVGEALDALGTLTRQRFRLATVIVDHQRAGKLENDLRATGRDVREVRYAEAVTIEIGLPDADIDAFSAWLADATAGAAGLELGGEAYGDA, via the coding sequence ATGCAGGAGCAGTACCGGACGGTCGCCCGCGAGGGTGTCCACGAGACCGAGATCAACAGATCGCGCTTCATCTGCGCGCTCGCACCCGCCGCGACCGAGCAGGAGGCGCAGGCCTTCGTCGCACGCATCCGCAAGGAGCACCCGACCGCCACCCACAACTGCTTCGCGTATGTGATCGGCGCCGACGCGGCCGTACAGAAGGCGAGCGACGACGGCGAGCCGGGCGGTACCGCGGGCGTGCCCATGCTGCAGATGCTGATGCGGCGCGAGGTCCGGTATGCCGCGGCCGTCGTCACCCGGTACTACGGCGGGGTGAAGCTCGGCGCGGGCGGGCTGATCAGGGCGTACGGGGGAGTGGTCGGCGAAGCCCTGGACGCACTCGGCACGCTCACCCGGCAGCGTTTCCGGCTGGCCACCGTCATCGTCGACCATCAGCGGGCGGGCAAGCTGGAGAACGATCTGCGGGCGACCGGGCGCGATGTGCGCGAGGTGCGGTACGCGGAGGCCGTGACCATCGAGATCGGGCTGCCGGACGCCGACATCGACGCCTTTTCCGCCTGGCTTGCCGATGCCACGGCGGGGGCGGCGGGACTCGAGCTCGGCGGTGAAGCGTACGGGGACGCCTGA
- a CDS encoding CoA-binding protein has translation MYADAETIRRILTSTGDTWAVVGLSNNEARAAHGVADVLQRYGKRIVPVHPKAETVHGEQGYAALAEIPFPVDVVDVFVNSDLAGPVADEAAAIGAKAVWFQLGVIDEDAYDRTRAAGLDMVMDRCPAIEIPRHG, from the coding sequence ATGTACGCAGACGCAGAGACGATCCGCAGGATCCTGACCTCGACGGGCGACACCTGGGCGGTCGTGGGCCTGTCCAACAACGAGGCGCGGGCGGCGCACGGCGTCGCCGATGTGCTCCAGCGCTACGGGAAGCGGATCGTGCCGGTGCACCCCAAGGCCGAGACGGTCCATGGCGAGCAGGGGTACGCCGCGCTCGCCGAGATCCCCTTCCCGGTCGACGTCGTCGATGTCTTCGTCAATTCCGATCTGGCGGGGCCGGTCGCGGACGAGGCGGCGGCCATAGGCGCGAAGGCGGTCTGGTTCCAGCTGGGTGTGATCGACGAGGATGCTTACGACCGCACCAGGGCAGCCGGTCTCGACATGGTCATGGACCGCTGCCCCGCCATCGAGATTCCACGGCACGGCTGA
- a CDS encoding aminoglycoside N(3)-acetyltransferase: protein MSANHSDRQLAGQLAGLGVEPDGVLMVHASLRTVGAVEGGPGAMVRALRQALGPQGTLVVPSFTTENSDTSPSFHDRVRGLGEEERAAVRASMPPFDRASTPAPLMGTLAETVRLSPGALRSGHPQTSFAALGPHAERIVADHSPDCHLGEESPLARLYELRAQVLLLGTGFDRCTAFHLGEYRVPSPPQRLYRCVVSGNGGREWWEYADVDLDDSDFAALGSDFERGASGGAVRKGRVGSAESRLLRIADAVDFAQRWLPEHRKPRQGVVPGHG from the coding sequence TTGAGCGCGAACCACAGCGACCGGCAGCTGGCCGGACAACTGGCCGGGCTGGGTGTCGAGCCGGACGGCGTCCTGATGGTTCATGCGTCGCTGCGTACGGTGGGCGCGGTGGAGGGCGGCCCCGGGGCTATGGTCCGCGCGCTGCGCCAGGCGCTCGGGCCACAGGGCACGCTGGTGGTGCCTTCCTTCACCACGGAGAACTCCGACACTTCGCCCAGCTTCCACGACCGGGTGCGCGGCCTCGGTGAGGAGGAGCGGGCGGCCGTACGAGCGAGCATGCCGCCCTTCGACAGGGCGAGTACGCCCGCGCCCTTGATGGGAACGCTGGCGGAGACCGTCCGGCTGAGTCCGGGGGCGCTGCGCAGCGGCCATCCGCAGACGTCGTTCGCGGCGCTCGGACCGCACGCCGAGCGGATCGTCGCGGACCACAGCCCGGACTGCCACCTCGGCGAGGAGTCCCCGCTGGCCCGGCTGTACGAGCTGCGGGCCCAGGTGCTGCTCCTGGGTACGGGCTTCGACCGCTGCACCGCCTTTCACCTCGGCGAGTACCGGGTGCCGAGCCCGCCCCAACGCCTCTACCGCTGTGTGGTGTCCGGGAACGGCGGACGCGAGTGGTGGGAGTACGCGGACGTGGATCTGGACGACAGTGATTTCGCCGCCCTGGGGTCCGACTTCGAGCGCGGGGCGAGCGGCGGAGCCGTACGGAAGGGGCGGGTGGGGTCGGCGGAGAGCCGGCTGCTTCGGATCGCGGACGCCGTCGACTTCGCGCAGCGATGGCTGCCGGAGCACCGGAAGCCCCGGCAGGGGGTGGTGCCGGGGCACGGCTGA
- a CDS encoding alpha/beta fold hydrolase translates to MGQLIRTSDGRDLAVEHHGNPRGRPVFLLHGTPGSRLGQAPRSIVLYQLGVNLITFDRPGYGKSDRLPGRRVASAAADVEAIADALDIGEFAVVGRSGGAPHALACAALLPERAVRTAALVGLAPRNAQGLDWFAGMTEANVREYNNAAAGGQQLTAALEFRSVAIRSDPRGSVDDLRRGLSASDRGIVADVGIQAMLVRNFTEALRSSADGWVDDVMAFSTDWGFRPEDIAANVLLWHGEDDVFAPVQHTRWLAERIPGAHLEVESGAAHFGALRVLTRILSWAIS, encoded by the coding sequence TTGGGGCAGCTGATTCGCACCAGTGACGGTCGGGATCTGGCTGTCGAACACCACGGCAATCCGCGCGGCAGGCCGGTCTTCCTGCTGCACGGCACCCCGGGCAGCCGGCTGGGACAGGCTCCCCGCAGCATTGTGCTGTACCAGCTGGGGGTCAATCTGATCACGTTCGATCGTCCCGGCTACGGTAAATCGGACCGATTACCGGGTCGCCGGGTGGCCAGTGCCGCGGCCGACGTCGAAGCGATCGCCGACGCACTGGACATCGGCGAGTTCGCCGTCGTAGGGCGGTCCGGTGGCGCCCCGCACGCGCTCGCCTGCGCCGCGCTGCTGCCGGAGCGCGCCGTACGGACGGCGGCGCTCGTCGGGCTCGCCCCGCGCAATGCCCAGGGCCTCGACTGGTTCGCCGGCATGACCGAGGCCAATGTCCGCGAGTACAACAACGCGGCCGCCGGGGGCCAACAGCTCACCGCCGCGCTGGAGTTCCGTTCGGTGGCGATCCGGTCGGATCCGAGGGGCTCGGTCGACGACCTGCGCCGCGGACTGTCCGCATCGGACCGCGGGATCGTCGCGGACGTCGGCATCCAGGCCATGCTGGTGCGCAACTTCACCGAGGCGCTGCGCAGTTCGGCCGACGGCTGGGTCGACGACGTCATGGCGTTCAGCACGGACTGGGGATTCCGCCCCGAGGACATCGCCGCGAACGTGCTGCTCTGGCACGGCGAGGACGACGTCTTCGCACCCGTACAGCACACCCGTTGGCTGGCCGAGCGCATTCCGGGTGCGCACCTCGAGGTGGAGAGCGGGGCGGCGCACTTCGGGGCCCTGCGAGTGCTCACCCGGATACTGAGCTGGGCCATCTCCTGA